The following proteins are encoded in a genomic region of Porphyrobacter sp. CACIAM 03H1:
- a CDS encoding DUF3857 domain-containing protein: MKRASVYRIAASATALAYCYAVQAGEAPRYEAAPGWVDAVSVASVDRGENNDLIVSDQQVRIEDGLRWDYHDRVYRLSDVKDMSDIGTLKFQWLPDKGDLIIHEIVILRDGQIINVLDQGKGLEVLRREQLLEMGVLDGSLTATLAVPGLVVGDKVRTRYSITLSDQALKGDVQSQIRLPRETSNAKGNAISVMLQGRAAPEADYTRVMVSWPVSMDVSYKTSSSVEISPPVTRDGYQWLEIALPLPAADPPPADAPLRYRMPPTLQVGTFANWADVAQTMAPYYFTKGSLDGLTDLADKVDAIGARPVSTLEKAVAALELVQEDIRYLLNGLDGGNYIPQSVATTWRLKYGDCKAKTVMLLAVLDRLGIEAQAVLVSTNLGNAVPESLPIPGAFNHVLVRAVIDGQEYFLDGTSVGANIAIIGNVPPFEYYLPLQEDGATLTTIAQTLPLAPEAEMQLEFDGSAGLDLPVLGSVKVMMVGPRAVQINGQSDKAKEALANGLASNMGEGTQIIDTVVEQGADDSQATLTITGVFPPLFKFTENRGEFTPGRMAKAAQFTPNRSEKQWQDLPVSVGRRTSDIYVMRAKLPLDSSELDVKGKLQFEAEAAGKVFSRKVQVVGREIEFLEQVTSLGGEISPEQLPEERRKAAAIAREKLTFSTPDDAPRRWRFAGKTDRSALQPLEDAYAKAIAKKPDEIAPLEARARFRIATFDFAGAAKDLSAAIDIKASAELFQQRAEMHIRMRDWASAKADLESAYALDPLPPTGMRLANALAHLNQLSQARDLLAQQSGDTDAQRLIAFELAELDAIEGDKDAGLARIEDVLAESPSDPTLLNAKCWFIGTWEVQLERGEEACRLAVERGKNPAQALDSRAMYHLRAGQLEKARADIEEALQLAPWQAPSVLLRGLIKLKQDDATAEQDIADAIARQPDLVDTYSRWGFAIDLAVDQP; the protein is encoded by the coding sequence ATGAAGCGCGCCTCAGTTTATCGCATTGCTGCGTCTGCGACAGCTTTGGCATATTGTTACGCGGTGCAAGCAGGGGAAGCCCCGCGATATGAAGCGGCACCCGGCTGGGTCGATGCCGTCTCCGTCGCTTCGGTCGACAGGGGCGAAAACAATGATCTGATCGTGTCGGATCAACAGGTCCGTATCGAAGATGGCCTGCGCTGGGATTACCATGACAGGGTTTACCGGCTTTCCGATGTCAAGGACATGTCCGACATCGGCACTTTGAAGTTCCAATGGCTGCCCGACAAGGGCGATCTCATCATCCATGAAATTGTGATCTTGCGCGACGGCCAGATCATCAACGTGCTGGATCAGGGCAAAGGCCTCGAAGTTCTGCGCCGAGAGCAGTTGCTGGAGATGGGGGTTCTCGATGGATCGCTGACGGCGACGCTGGCGGTGCCCGGACTGGTTGTCGGAGATAAGGTCAGGACGCGCTATTCGATTACGCTGTCGGATCAGGCACTCAAGGGTGATGTGCAAAGCCAGATCAGGCTGCCGCGTGAGACCTCGAATGCGAAAGGCAACGCGATATCGGTGATGCTGCAGGGCCGCGCCGCTCCGGAGGCAGATTACACGCGGGTGATGGTGTCCTGGCCGGTCAGCATGGACGTCAGCTACAAGACGTCAAGCAGCGTCGAAATCAGCCCGCCGGTGACCCGCGATGGCTACCAATGGCTTGAGATTGCCTTGCCATTGCCTGCCGCTGACCCGCCGCCAGCAGATGCACCTCTTCGGTATCGGATGCCGCCCACCCTTCAGGTTGGAACCTTCGCAAACTGGGCCGACGTTGCCCAGACGATGGCACCCTATTATTTTACGAAAGGGAGCCTTGATGGGCTGACCGACTTAGCTGACAAGGTCGACGCGATTGGCGCGCGCCCAGTCTCAACGCTCGAAAAGGCGGTCGCCGCGTTGGAGCTCGTGCAGGAAGACATCCGTTACTTGTTGAACGGGCTCGATGGCGGAAACTATATCCCCCAGAGCGTCGCTACAACCTGGCGTTTGAAATATGGTGACTGCAAAGCCAAAACGGTAATGCTGCTGGCGGTGCTGGACCGGCTTGGGATCGAGGCGCAGGCCGTTCTGGTGTCGACGAACCTCGGCAACGCAGTGCCTGAGTCCTTGCCAATACCGGGAGCCTTCAATCATGTCCTAGTTAGGGCCGTGATCGACGGGCAGGAATACTTTCTTGATGGGACTTCGGTAGGGGCCAACATTGCCATCATCGGCAATGTTCCGCCGTTTGAATATTACCTCCCGCTCCAGGAAGACGGCGCGACGCTGACAACGATTGCGCAGACCTTGCCGCTTGCGCCCGAAGCCGAGATGCAACTGGAGTTCGACGGATCGGCTGGCCTTGATCTTCCGGTGCTCGGATCGGTCAAGGTCATGATGGTCGGGCCGCGCGCCGTGCAGATCAACGGCCAGAGCGACAAGGCCAAGGAGGCCCTTGCCAATGGTCTCGCGTCCAATATGGGTGAGGGCACCCAGATCATCGACACCGTGGTCGAACAGGGCGCGGACGACAGTCAGGCTACTTTGACGATCACAGGCGTTTTTCCCCCGCTCTTCAAGTTTACCGAAAACCGGGGTGAGTTCACCCCAGGTCGCATGGCCAAGGCGGCACAATTCACCCCCAACCGCTCCGAGAAGCAATGGCAGGATCTGCCCGTCTCCGTCGGTCGGCGGACTTCGGACATCTATGTGATGCGCGCCAAGTTGCCGCTGGATTCGAGCGAGTTGGACGTGAAAGGCAAGCTGCAATTCGAGGCAGAAGCGGCTGGCAAAGTATTCTCGCGCAAGGTCCAGGTGGTCGGCCGTGAGATCGAGTTTCTCGAACAGGTGACCAGCCTGGGTGGCGAGATTTCGCCTGAGCAGCTTCCCGAAGAGCGGCGCAAGGCCGCCGCCATCGCCCGTGAGAAGCTGACGTTTTCCACGCCGGACGATGCGCCGCGCAGATGGCGTTTCGCGGGCAAGACCGACCGCAGCGCTTTGCAGCCGCTGGAAGATGCCTATGCCAAGGCGATCGCCAAAAAGCCCGATGAGATCGCCCCGCTTGAAGCGCGCGCCCGCTTTCGCATAGCGACCTTTGATTTTGCAGGGGCGGCCAAGGATTTGTCCGCTGCCATCGACATCAAGGCATCGGCCGAGCTTTTCCAGCAAAGGGCGGAGATGCATATCCGGATGCGCGACTGGGCCTCTGCCAAGGCCGATCTGGAGAGCGCCTATGCGCTCGATCCCTTGCCGCCCACAGGGATGAGGCTGGCCAATGCTTTGGCTCATCTGAACCAGTTGAGCCAAGCCAGAGACCTGCTGGCGCAGCAAAGCGGCGACACCGACGCGCAGCGATTGATCGCCTTTGAATTGGCCGAACTTGACGCGATCGAGGGCGACAAGGACGCAGGCCTCGCCCGGATCGAAGACGTGTTGGCCGAGTCTCCTAGCGATCCGACGCTCCTTAACGCGAAGTGCTGGTTTATCGGAACCTGGGAGGTGCAGCTGGAACGGGGCGAGGAAGCGTGCCGACTTGCGGTCGAACGAGGGAAAAACCCGGCGCAGGCTTTGGACAGCCGGGCGATGTACCATCTGCGCGCCGGTCAGCTTGAGAAAGCTCGGGCGGATATCGAAGAAGCGCTGCAACTAGCCCCGTGGCAGGCGCCATCCGTTCTGCTGCGTGGCTTGATCAAGCTGAAGCAGGACGACGCAACGGCAGAGCAGGACATCGCCGATGCGATCGCGCGGCAGCCCGATCTGGTCGACACCTATTCGCGCTGGGGATTTGCGATCGATTTGGCAGTCGATCAACCGTAA
- a CDS encoding methyl-accepting chemotaxis protein, whose protein sequence is MFSFRTPPRSAFDDALLQLVKNTQAVIQFSPDGTILDANEAFCDAVEYGLAEIQGRHHRIFCSSQIADTHQYGQFWADLRAGKSFTARYPRITKSGNEIWLQATYGPVFDAQGKVERVVKIATDVTPHRKAMNTILAAMRALEDGRLDQKVSSTGIEEVDSFGEVFNASVAKLETMITAVRATAIGVQTGSEEIRAASEDLALRNEQQAASLEETAASIGTTVSLTRQSADNAGAAKLAVAQTHARATEGGAVVGKAIAAMGAIEQSAKEITQIIDVIDGIAFQTNLLALNAGVEAARAGEAGKGFAVVANEVRALAQRSADAARDIKALIGKSTAHVGDGVSLVGETGTLLAEIVAQVGSVTQQVNEIAETTAAQATNLEQVNVAVGTIDRMTQQNAAMVEQATAATRSLSSEAQRLSELVAQFRVSNAGQPAAAYAPKPAPAPAAAPWAHKPEAINPPARKAAPPPPVTGNLARKPAPVAAQDEDDWSEF, encoded by the coding sequence ATGTTTAGTTTCAGGACCCCTCCGCGGTCGGCGTTCGACGATGCCCTGTTGCAACTTGTAAAGAACACGCAGGCAGTTATCCAATTTTCCCCCGATGGAACGATCTTAGACGCGAATGAGGCATTTTGTGATGCTGTAGAATACGGCCTTGCTGAGATCCAAGGGCGCCATCATCGCATATTTTGCTCGTCCCAAATCGCTGATACTCACCAATACGGACAGTTCTGGGCTGATCTAAGGGCTGGGAAAAGCTTTACAGCGCGTTATCCACGCATCACCAAATCGGGCAACGAAATCTGGCTTCAAGCGACATATGGCCCCGTCTTCGATGCGCAGGGAAAGGTCGAACGAGTCGTCAAGATCGCGACGGACGTCACCCCTCACCGCAAAGCTATGAATACCATCCTCGCCGCCATGAGGGCTCTCGAGGATGGCCGGCTCGACCAGAAAGTCTCATCAACCGGGATCGAGGAAGTCGACTCATTCGGCGAGGTTTTCAACGCTTCGGTCGCCAAGCTCGAAACGATGATTACGGCGGTGCGCGCCACCGCAATTGGAGTCCAGACTGGCTCTGAAGAAATCCGCGCCGCGTCTGAGGACCTCGCCCTAAGGAATGAACAGCAGGCCGCCAGTCTTGAGGAAACCGCCGCATCGATCGGCACCACGGTCAGTCTCACCCGCCAGTCGGCTGATAACGCTGGGGCCGCCAAACTTGCGGTTGCACAGACCCACGCTCGCGCCACAGAAGGCGGTGCCGTGGTCGGCAAGGCAATCGCTGCAATGGGCGCCATCGAACAATCGGCCAAGGAAATCACCCAGATTATCGATGTAATCGACGGGATCGCCTTTCAGACCAACTTGCTTGCGCTGAACGCAGGTGTCGAGGCCGCGCGCGCGGGCGAGGCGGGTAAGGGCTTTGCCGTGGTCGCCAATGAAGTGCGCGCCCTCGCCCAGCGTAGCGCAGACGCCGCGCGTGACATCAAGGCGCTGATCGGCAAATCGACCGCGCATGTTGGCGACGGCGTGAGCCTAGTCGGCGAAACCGGCACCTTGCTGGCGGAGATTGTCGCGCAGGTCGGTTCGGTCACTCAACAGGTAAACGAAATCGCCGAGACCACGGCGGCGCAGGCCACCAATCTGGAGCAGGTCAATGTGGCGGTCGGCACCATCGACCGCATGACCCAGCAAAATGCTGCGATGGTGGAGCAGGCAACGGCGGCCACGCGCAGCTTGTCGTCCGAAGCCCAGCGCCTCAGCGAGCTGGTAGCGCAGTTCCGGGTAAGCAACGCAGGCCAGCCAGCCGCCGCATATGCGCCAAAACCGGCGCCTGCCCCTGCCGCTGCCCCTTGGGCGCACAAGCCTGAGGCTATAAACCCGCCAGCCCGCAAAGCCGCACCGCCGCCCCCTGTCACAGGCAACCTCGCTCGCAAACCAGCTCCCGTCGCCGCTCAGGACGAGGACGACTGGAGCGAGTTCTGA